GGCATATCTTTTTATCGCAGAAGCCTATGACAGTGGAtagactcaaaattaaacaatgCATGATAAACATGCCCTGCATGAACCAACGATTGCAAATGGTCGCCAATGTTAACTGCATGAACCCATCTAATCTCCAGATTTCAAATGTAGGACGATTAAATATGAGGTAGTATATGACATAAATTCTGCTTAGACCTCATTAAATACTTACAtgcagtctctctctctctctcagcacATGCAAACACATGTATATGTCATACAACTACAGTCTATGCAGCCATTATCTCCAACGCCACAGAATTAGATCAGCTTTTACATGTTAAAAattcccttgtattccttttaTCCTTTAAATAGCTAGTGAAAAAAAGTTAGCAGTGATACTTGCTAGCTACATGTAATTGTGAGAATAAAGACAGACAGCATAGCAATAGAATCATAAATATTAAGTACAATTTTCACTTCACCAGCATTTCTAAATTGAAGAAGCGGTCTAGCAGCTGCAAAACCTCATCTGCTGAAAAGTGTCTGTCAAAGCTGCAATTACAAGCCATAGAATAACAAGCATGATGCACGTATAATGAATTTGCTGTACCAGTCACGCATATATTGTGATATATTccttgaaaataaataaaaatgccACAAAACTAACCTCCTCTGCAAATACTCCATCAGCCCATAAAGAACAAAGTGGCGGTGGATACCTGTATGGAAAATGGTTGTACAACATGACAATATAGATAAACATATTCAGAACTAGAAAGGATGAAATTAAAAGATCATCAACAATAATATGCAGAACCAAGTTAGTCTCGCTTTCAAATCATGGCATGCCAAGCTTGATTACAATTTGATCTGAGCTTTTGGCTCAAAACTGACCTGTTTTTAACCTTTAGGTTGGGTTACGTAAAAGATGGAATCCTCAAGTCCATCAGGTTGGTTGTTAACTTCAAGGACATGGATCTCGACAAGTGGACTTTATGTCCATCcattctttcatggaaaattaaaTGAACTGTACAGCACTCGAATATAAAATTTTGTGAATCCCGCATATATAGTGAGCATGATCTTGAATTAATCCTTCAAATATTGTTGATTTTTCAAATACAGCTATTAAAAGATAAGTCTCGAGTCAAATCATTGTTGTCCAAGTCAAAATTTAATCAACCGATTTTAACCTACTTTGACCTTGGATTGTCAGGGTATAAATTAGGTCAGCTTTCCGCTGATCCACAAAATACTTGGACATGCATGCAAAAGCAGAAGTTACAGCTAAGATACTGATAACAGCATTTAAAGAGAGAATATTTTGACTTATAAAAGAATAGTGCTCCTTCTCAATTCCTCACTCCAGTGAAACTTCGACCTGCAACGAGCCCACCACCGGTCACATTGCCCTTCATTCCTAATGTGGGTTATGAAGGCACAAATGTGTTTTGGTGTCAGAATTTTGGACCTTTATGTTGTCATCACATTAGTAGATCACTTATCAGAACTGATGGGCTCCCCATGCATAGACAACCTTAACTCTTTTGTCTCTAAATGTACGGTTCTACTAGGATGGATAGCACATCACATAGCTATAAAAAAAccgcttttgaaagaaatgaaggaaaCATGAAATAAATAATCAATCATAAGTTGTTATTGATGAATGTGGGTACATGGCAACCACTCTAATACATTCTTAATCGTGAACCGATAACCTACAACCAGAAAGCGTTATTTCCTTGTATCGAGTATCGACTATATACATACTTTGACATCAAGTTTAAGCAGGGCTAAATTTTTTAAACAAAAGCTAGACATTTCCCTAAATCCTTTCATGTCCCCATTATATCTAAGCGACTATGAAAGAGATCATAAaagacaaatattttttttttaatttcgacAAATGCAAGCAAAGAATTTTAACCACAAACAAACATGCAACAGCTTTTCAAACATACCAGAGACTAATCAATTCAAAACGTCCGTTGAGATTAACAAGTAAAGAACCAAGTAGTTATTATAAGCTAAATAAAGACAAAATTACCTTGTAATCTAGAAGGGGGATAGATCTCCAGAGCTTCGAGCACCCTCAATTCCAGTTCCACATGCGAGTGCTCCTAATTAagcgagatttttttttttcaaaaaagagattgcatatttaaaaaaacaaaGTTAATTCAATTAATCGGACACAAAGATATCCCATCGTTGGAATCGAAAAGAGACCGACCAAGATTTCGAACCTTGTGCAAAGAAGAGGCCGAGGAAGGGGGAGCCTGGCCCGGGGAATGGACTGAGAGCCCGTATTGCTCCTCCTCGCCTGCCGCTTCCATTCTCTCTCGACCTTGATCtcgaaaaaatagaaaaccctAGCACAGGTTTTAGTCCAAGAAACCgcagaagatttttttttctccgcTGCGGCCTCCCGCGAGCCTCGGCATTAACCGGCGGCTTTCCGGATGCGCCGCCAGAGGCGTGGAGGGTATTAACGATCTTGGACCGACCAGGGTTAGACCATGTAGTCATCGGCTAAGCTTTATAAGATCAGGTCTGGTCCGGCCTGGTTCCTGTCCTGACCTTATTGTATCAAAATTGGGTGAAATTCGGTttttctatttctctctctaattcTGACCAAATGCTTATTGGGTTATTCATGTAATGGTTTTATGTTTTAATACCATGCaacatgctcttttttttttttgatcattaTAGAGCACACTTGATCAATGTTATGCTAATATAAATAAACAGAAGACACATCGATAAAATATAAGATGGAGGTGGATCACCTCCTGTTTCGAGACATTTGGGTGATGGTAAAAGATGGGGTGACCTTCCaagccaagcatgtatttagagaggcAAACAGAGTGCCTACCTATGTAGCCAGCCATTCCGAAAGCATCATGTGGACCAAGGACGGAGAGTTGCTTCGGATACTTTATGATCTTTagttttatgattttattggatgtattcatactCGTAATGTATGAAATAcctgttttagcaaaaaaaaatgtaagatGGAGAAGGATTATATTGATTAAAACATTCTGAAGCTACAGTAACTTTGCAACCGCGAAGAGTTTCTTTAACCTTTAACTTCTTCCTCCCATTGTCACTGCACCTACCAACCTGATTGGATTTCGAAGTACAATTTTGGTTGAGCTTGAATCTAGTGTATCAAGTTATAAAAGAGGCTAAGATATTTATTTATAGATGTTATTTAAGGATCCTTCAGGATTCATCATATGCTACCATTTAACCTATTCTATGCATGCAAATTCAAGATGCATAAAATAAAGTTTTAGTGCATGCATTGCGCTTGACCCTAAAATATTAATATGTGCCTAGCTGGGAAAAAATCCTTGAGAATCCAGGTTCCaatcctttcctctctctctctctctttgtctctatctagagagagagagagaaagagagctgatgattagaaagaaaaaattaaatagtCTCTGGAAGCTTGTCTACAATGACTGCATTGGTTAATGAATTCATAATTATCTTATTGACAATGAACCCATAATTAGTTTGATATGTTAATAAAAAACCAAAGAAAGCCGGTCTAGCTCCAACTCTTCACATTTTATTATCGTATCCAGTGCAATTAACAGAAACCACATCAAACCAGTCCATATCCAAACATCAATACCCCCCTTAATTACATCTTGTCCACTAATGATCACTTAATATACTAATCAATTTCTGACACTAAAAGCAACAGCATATTGGCAATTTAGAAAAAAACCCGAACAGTCACTTTTCGGGTCCACAGGCCGGTCGGgctctatgattttttttttttttcagttacaCGGCTACTCCTACTATTCTAGTTTAAATACAACTAACAAAATTAAGAGATAATAAATGACAAAACAAAATAGGAGAAACTCTCTAGTGTGTCCAAAGAACCTCGTCGGAATGCTATGCAGTAAAGGAGGCGATCCAATCCGTAGTCCTGTTCGCCTCACGGTATATATACCTTTTCATGCTGTCCTTAGTTCCACTCCGATGGCTGTCAGTCCAACTAAGTGTCGCCCTCGCAGCAATCAGTCCCAAGTCAAGGCTCCGGATCACAAATTCCGCACTTATATTGTCTCCGACTTTGAATACAGTGTCTTCAAAATTCACCTACAGATGACCGGGAGCACCCACCAGTGATTACTCTTGCGTTGAACGTGACAGAGTTGGTCCGGTGCCGAACCGCATCCGGCCCATCACGAGCCCCCAACGTAACGTCTGTCACAAACTCCGCCCCGCGAAATCTCTCTCGGGCGCATATCAGACGGTCCTGATTCGCGCTCAAATGTGGAAACCACCAACGGACCCGAACCGGGGTTCTTCCCTACTT
The sequence above is drawn from the Phoenix dactylifera cultivar Barhee BC4 unplaced genomic scaffold, palm_55x_up_171113_PBpolish2nd_filt_p 000007F, whole genome shotgun sequence genome and encodes:
- the LOC103704464 gene encoding uncharacterized protein LOC103704464 — its product is MEAAGEEEQYGLSVHSPGQAPPSSASSLHKEHSHVELELRVLEALEIYPPSRLQGIHRHFVLYGLMEYLQRSFDRHFSADEVLQLLDRFFNLEMLKPDDEETVTLNQEEDFSLPQHFFVKDEQ